A section of the Candidatus Dadabacteria bacterium genome encodes:
- a CDS encoding glycosyltransferase family 87 protein, with protein MGKIEKRKSGERIVPHAYPPAQTDKADLDVGHGMLEGILLHLKTKPPLAVFLFITILSMGLVLLFHSLAQKHFYFIYKMQFGYDYGIIYRASGEILTGINPYDTLQQKYAPYPFPPIPAILNIPLTYISHSLASVFISLLTFVSVVASIFLMHRVFTLSINRVENKAMLLLIVLIPMFSFPFHFLFDRGNLDGFVILLTSLGVYFLTKESKRQEILAGLFLAVAISFKVYPILMVLPLVAMRRWRNLVSLGGFLICLILIAPNLWMEWFEWTTSTRVSMFKTGANSSMANTLFHFGELFGLGWPLKAVAMPLWGLLLFAMFCFDAVKMPKSTVRKESVFAGLLFYIPFMVAVPELAYHYSLVCVLVLLPVLSYLWTNATRKERKILLFITVGLIMNQFQAFAFEQLLSGMSLPRWITGSCAERFSGVCFPQWIPGLGLFIVMTGCVIYKLRYLYKPVTADGSTKET; from the coding sequence ATGGGTAAAATAGAAAAGAGGAAGTCTGGCGAGCGAATCGTGCCACATGCATACCCTCCTGCGCAAACTGATAAGGCGGATTTGGATGTCGGCCATGGCATGCTGGAAGGTATCCTCTTACACCTGAAAACCAAGCCGCCGCTTGCTGTTTTCCTTTTTATTACCATCCTTTCCATGGGGTTGGTTCTGTTGTTTCACAGTCTGGCTCAGAAGCACTTCTATTTTATATACAAGATGCAGTTTGGATATGATTACGGAATAATTTACCGGGCTTCAGGGGAAATTCTTACGGGAATCAATCCGTATGACACCCTACAACAAAAATACGCTCCTTATCCTTTTCCTCCCATACCGGCTATATTGAACATACCGCTCACCTATATTTCTCATTCATTGGCAAGTGTGTTCATATCATTACTGACCTTTGTGTCTGTTGTAGCGTCTATATTTCTCATGCACAGGGTATTTACCCTCTCTATTAATCGGGTTGAAAACAAGGCAATGTTGTTGCTCATCGTACTGATTCCAATGTTTAGTTTCCCGTTCCATTTCCTTTTTGACAGGGGGAATTTAGACGGTTTTGTTATTTTGCTTACAAGTCTTGGAGTGTATTTTCTGACAAAGGAATCCAAACGCCAGGAAATTCTTGCGGGTTTATTTCTGGCGGTTGCCATTTCATTCAAGGTTTACCCCATCCTTATGGTTCTGCCGCTTGTTGCCATGCGCCGCTGGCGGAACCTTGTTTCCCTTGGCGGCTTTTTAATTTGCTTGATACTCATTGCCCCCAACTTGTGGATGGAGTGGTTTGAATGGACCACATCGACCAGAGTTTCAATGTTCAAAACCGGTGCAAACAGCAGCATGGCCAATACATTGTTTCATTTCGGAGAGCTATTTGGCTTGGGGTGGCCACTCAAGGCGGTTGCCATGCCGCTGTGGGGACTGTTGCTGTTTGCAATGTTCTGTTTTGATGCGGTAAAAATGCCGAAGTCTACTGTGAGAAAAGAGTCTGTTTTTGCAGGGCTCCTGTTTTACATACCGTTTATGGTGGCCGTGCCGGAACTGGCATATCACTATTCGCTGGTATGCGTTCTGGTTTTGTTGCCTGTCCTTTCCTATCTGTGGACAAATGCCACCCGCAAGGAGAGAAAAATTCTCTTGTTTATCACTGTGGGTTTGATAATGAACCAGTTTCAGGCATTCGCCTTTGAGCAACTACTTTCCGGTATGTCGCTTCCGCGCTGGATAACAGGCAGTTGCGCGGAACGTTTTTCGGGTGTTTGCTTTCCGCAATGGATACCCGGACTCGGCCTTTTTATTGTGATGACCGGTTGCGTGATATACAAATTACGGTATTTGTATAAACCGGTGACTGCGGACGGTTCCACAAAAGAGACATGA